A DNA window from Engystomops pustulosus chromosome 6, aEngPut4.maternal, whole genome shotgun sequence contains the following coding sequences:
- the LOC140134555 gene encoding protein BTG3-like, whose product MHLEVKAAVNFLVKILSLKETLHPDQLEALGKNLICLLCEKFQGHWYPDKPARGQAFRCIRINPWQYADDSILQACVKTGIKYSKLPLPEEITLWIDPFEVCGRFGEHTEYFTIATFDPVVETEPVLDYPERETSDYSSAGPSSGAMSENSSDDESSGEKVVTRDLILLDEAVAVLSLNAEDEVNESMQSEKTEYSAGSDTDEDAAQETTVVFEGNESL is encoded by the exons ATGCATCTCGAGGTCAAAGCCGCCGTCAACTTCCTTGTGAAGATCCTAAGTCTGAAGGAGACGCTGCACCCAGATCAGCTCGAGGCTCTGGGCAAGAACCTCATCTGCTTACTGTGCGAGAAGTTCCAGGGACACTGGTACCCTGACAAACCGGCCAGGGGACAAGCCTTCAG GTGCATCCGTATTAACCCCTGGCAGTATGCCGATGACTCCATTCTTCAGGCCTGTGTGAAAACTGGTATTAAATATTCAAAGCTTCCTCTCCCGGAGGAGATTACTCTCTGGATTGATCCGTTTGAAGTTTGTGGAAG GTTTGGAGAACACACCGAGTACTTCACAATTGCAACATTTGACCCTGTTGTGGAAACAGAGCCAGTTCTTGACTATCCAGAAAGGGAAACTTCAGACTACTCCTCAGCAGGACCTTCATCTGGGGCAATGTCAGAAAACTCCTCTGACGACGAGTCTTCTGGAGAGAAGGTCGTCACTCGAGATCTAATCCTACTCGATGAAGCGGTGGCAGTGTTGTCCTTGAATGCAGAGGATGAAGTGAATGAGTCCATGCAGTCGGAGAAGACGGAGTACAGTGCTGGTTCTGACACGGATGAAGATGCCGCTCAGGAGACCACGGTGGTATTTGAGGGAAACGAGTCTTTATGA